A stretch of Brachyhypopomus gauderio isolate BG-103 chromosome 3, BGAUD_0.2, whole genome shotgun sequence DNA encodes these proteins:
- the tbx1 gene encoding T-box transcription factor TBX1 isoform X1, with protein sequence MDDYSPLSPKANAFSIASLISAAELAGNATFDKHGTGPDKHAAQTPFKMHYSTVTREMEAFTTSSLNSLSAPGSYHLSPSPGDPYSQHDTHFEPCPAAQHGYTYPGSNPAQAPHGDTGPSSCSTSSSSSTPNKSLVKKNPKVANINVQLEMKALWDEFNQLGTEMIVTKAGRRMFPTFQVKIFGMDPMADYMLLMDFLPVDDKRYRYAFHSSSWLVAGKADPATPGRVHYHPDSPAKGAQWMKQIVSFDKLKLTNNLLDDNGHIILNSMHRYQPRFHVVYVDPRKDSEKYAEENYKTFVFEETRFTAVTAYQNHRITQLKIASNPFAKGFRDCDPEDWPRNHRPGSLPIISAFARTRNPMSSPPQQNGTEKEDSRRDYDRDPSGTPIHADPAHQLMSRVLSPALPVPGGLHAVPLTAGPRSPPHELRIDGHPQPPETLHHHPYKYPTTYEHYLGAKSRPSPYPLPSIRSHGYHPHMNPPTANMYSSSAGPTNYDYGPR encoded by the exons ATGGACGACTACAGTCCTCTTTCTCCAAAGGCAAACGCGTTCAGTATTGCCTCTCTGATTTCAGCAGCGGAGCTAGCAGGAAACGCAACGTTTGACAAACACGGCACTGGCCCGGACAAGCACGCCGCGCAAACCCCCTTTAAAATGCACTACAGCACAGTCACGAGGGAAATGGAAG CCTTCACCACCAGCAGCCTGAACAGCCTGAGCGCTCCCGGGAGTTACCATCTGTCTCCTTCTCCCGGAGACCCCTACAGCCAGCATGACACGCACTTTGAGCCCTGCCCGGCGGCCCAGCACGGCTACACCTACCCGGGCTCCAACCCCGCACAGGCTCCGCACGGAGACACCGGCCCGTCCAGCTGCTCCACGTCTTCATCCAGCTCCACGCCGAACAAGTCGCTGGTGAAGAAGAACCCCAAAGTGGCGAACATTAACGTGCAGCTGGAGATGAAGGCTCTCTGGGACGAGTTCAACCAGCTCGGAACCGAAATGATCGTCACCAAGGCTGGAAG GCGAATGTTTCCTACGTTCCAAGTCAAAATATTCGGAATGGACCCCATGGCGGACTACATGTTACTAATGGACTTCCTACCGGTTGACGATAAGCGATATAG GTATGCCTTTCACAGCTCCTCGTGGCTGGTCGCCGGTAAGGCGGACCCCGCCACCCCCGGTAGAGTACACTACCACCCCGACTCTCCCGCCAAAGGGGCCCAGTGGATGAAACAAATAGTGTCCTTCGATAAATTAAAACTCACCAACAACCTACTGGACGACAATGGACAC ATCATTCTGAACTCCATGCACAGATACCAGCCCCGATTCCACGTGGTCTACGTGGACCCACGGAAGGACAGCGAGAAATACGCGGAGGAAAATTATAAGACTTTTGTTTTCGAAGAGACCCGGTTCACGGCGGTCACAGCCTATCAGAACCACAGA ATAACACAGTTAAAAATAGCCAGTAATCCATTTGCGAAGGGATTTAGAGACTGTGACCCAGAGGACTG GCCAAGGAATCACAGACCAGGCTCTCTGCCAATAATAAGCGCTTTTGCTCGGACCAGGAATCCGATGTCTTCCCCTCCACAACAGAATGGCACTGAGAAAG AAGACAGCAGACGAGACTATGACCGGGATCCCAGCGGAACACCCATTCATGCAGACCCCGCCCACCAGCTGATGTCACGGGTTCTCAGTCCCGCCCTGCCTGTGCCAGGGGGTCTCCATGCTGTGCCCCTCACGGCTGGACCCCGGAGTCCTCCCCATGAACTGCGTATCGATGGGCACCCCCAGCCGCCAGAGACCCTCCATCATCACCCGTACAAGTACCCCACCACCTACGAACACTACCTGGGAGCCAAGAGCAGGCCGTCTCCGTACCCGTTACCTAGCATCAGGAGTCATGGTTACCACCCGCATATGAACCCGCCCACAGCAAACATGTACTCATCAAGTGCAGGACCCACTAATTATGATTATGGCCCCAGATAA
- the tbx1 gene encoding T-box transcription factor TBX1 isoform X2, whose amino-acid sequence MDDYSPLSPKANAFSIASLISAAELAGNATFDKHGTGPDKHAAQTPFKMHYSTVTREMEAFTTSSLNSLSAPGSYHLSPSPGDPYSQHDTHFEPCPAAQHGYTYPGSNPAQAPHGDTGPSSCSTSSSSSTPNKSLVKKNPKVANINVQLEMKALWDEFNQLGTEMIVTKAGRRMFPTFQVKIFGMDPMADYMLLMDFLPVDDKRYRYAFHSSSWLVAGKADPATPGRVHYHPDSPAKGAQWMKQIVSFDKLKLTNNLLDDNGHIILNSMHRYQPRFHVVYVDPRKDSEKYAEENYKTFVFEETRFTAVTAYQNHRITQLKIASNPFAKGFRDCDPEDWPRNHRPGSLPIISAFARTRNPMSSPPQQNGTEKDSRRDYDRDPSGTPIHADPAHQLMSRVLSPALPVPGGLHAVPLTAGPRSPPHELRIDGHPQPPETLHHHPYKYPTTYEHYLGAKSRPSPYPLPSIRSHGYHPHMNPPTANMYSSSAGPTNYDYGPR is encoded by the exons ATGGACGACTACAGTCCTCTTTCTCCAAAGGCAAACGCGTTCAGTATTGCCTCTCTGATTTCAGCAGCGGAGCTAGCAGGAAACGCAACGTTTGACAAACACGGCACTGGCCCGGACAAGCACGCCGCGCAAACCCCCTTTAAAATGCACTACAGCACAGTCACGAGGGAAATGGAAG CCTTCACCACCAGCAGCCTGAACAGCCTGAGCGCTCCCGGGAGTTACCATCTGTCTCCTTCTCCCGGAGACCCCTACAGCCAGCATGACACGCACTTTGAGCCCTGCCCGGCGGCCCAGCACGGCTACACCTACCCGGGCTCCAACCCCGCACAGGCTCCGCACGGAGACACCGGCCCGTCCAGCTGCTCCACGTCTTCATCCAGCTCCACGCCGAACAAGTCGCTGGTGAAGAAGAACCCCAAAGTGGCGAACATTAACGTGCAGCTGGAGATGAAGGCTCTCTGGGACGAGTTCAACCAGCTCGGAACCGAAATGATCGTCACCAAGGCTGGAAG GCGAATGTTTCCTACGTTCCAAGTCAAAATATTCGGAATGGACCCCATGGCGGACTACATGTTACTAATGGACTTCCTACCGGTTGACGATAAGCGATATAG GTATGCCTTTCACAGCTCCTCGTGGCTGGTCGCCGGTAAGGCGGACCCCGCCACCCCCGGTAGAGTACACTACCACCCCGACTCTCCCGCCAAAGGGGCCCAGTGGATGAAACAAATAGTGTCCTTCGATAAATTAAAACTCACCAACAACCTACTGGACGACAATGGACAC ATCATTCTGAACTCCATGCACAGATACCAGCCCCGATTCCACGTGGTCTACGTGGACCCACGGAAGGACAGCGAGAAATACGCGGAGGAAAATTATAAGACTTTTGTTTTCGAAGAGACCCGGTTCACGGCGGTCACAGCCTATCAGAACCACAGA ATAACACAGTTAAAAATAGCCAGTAATCCATTTGCGAAGGGATTTAGAGACTGTGACCCAGAGGACTG GCCAAGGAATCACAGACCAGGCTCTCTGCCAATAATAAGCGCTTTTGCTCGGACCAGGAATCCGATGTCTTCCCCTCCACAACAGAATGGCACTGAGAAAG ACAGCAGACGAGACTATGACCGGGATCCCAGCGGAACACCCATTCATGCAGACCCCGCCCACCAGCTGATGTCACGGGTTCTCAGTCCCGCCCTGCCTGTGCCAGGGGGTCTCCATGCTGTGCCCCTCACGGCTGGACCCCGGAGTCCTCCCCATGAACTGCGTATCGATGGGCACCCCCAGCCGCCAGAGACCCTCCATCATCACCCGTACAAGTACCCCACCACCTACGAACACTACCTGGGAGCCAAGAGCAGGCCGTCTCCGTACCCGTTACCTAGCATCAGGAGTCATGGTTACCACCCGCATATGAACCCGCCCACAGCAAACATGTACTCATCAAGTGCAGGACCCACTAATTATGATTATGGCCCCAGATAA